The following are from one region of the Heliangelus exortis chromosome 2, bHelExo1.hap1, whole genome shotgun sequence genome:
- the IL6 gene encoding interleukin-6 has translation MKFPQGCDRDHDRAISSSRRRPPPLRPAAASSSLPLLLLLLLPGAAASPLPAADSSGEAELEGAAAAGRRAALSDCVQLSRLLHARAAQLQEEMCEKFTVCENSMEMLVRNNLNLPKLTEEDGCLFAGFDEDKCLRKISSGLYTFTTYLEYIKETFTSEKQNIESLCYSTEHLARTVRQMVINPEEVTIPESATRKSLRTKLKSNKTWIEKITTHLILRDFTSFMEKTVRAVRYLKNTRSFSV, from the exons ATGAAGTTTCCCCAGGGCTGCGACCGTGATCATGACCGCGCCATCAGCAGCAGCCGCCGCCGGCCGCCCCCCctccgccccgccgccgcctcctcctccctcccgctgctgctcctcctgctgctgccgggggccgccgcctccccgctCCCCGCTGCCGACAGCTCGGGGGAGGCTGAGCTGGAGggtgcggcggcggcggggcggagGGCGGCCCTGTCCGACTGTGTGCAGCTGTCCCGGTTGCTGCATGCCCGGGCggcccagctgcaggaggag ATGTGCGAGAAGTTTACCGTCTGCGAGAACAGCATGGAAATGCTCGTCAGGAACAACCTCAACCTCCCCAAGCTGACAGAGGAAGATGGGTGTCTGTTCGCCGGCTTCGATGAG GATAAATGCCTGAGGAAAATCTCCAGCGGCCTTTATACATTTACAACATACCTTGAATACATAAAAGAAACTTTTACtagtgaaaagcaaaacatcGAATCACTATGCTATAGCACAGAGCACCTGGCACGAACCGTAAGACAGATG GTGATCAATCCTGAGGAAGTGACCATCCCAGAGTCAGCTACCCGGAAATCCCTCCGCACAAAGCTGAAGTCCAATAAGACCTGGATAGAGAAAATCACCACTCACCTCATCCTCCGAGACTTTACTTCATTTATGGAGAAAACTGTGAGGGCTGTTCGCTATTTGAAAAACACCAGGAGTTTCAGTGTCTGA